The Agromyces hippuratus genome has a window encoding:
- a CDS encoding ABC transporter ATP-binding protein, whose translation MLGKILVRYLKPYKWLLLGVLIFQFISALATFYLPRLNADIIDNGVSKGDTAYIWSTGSLMLLISLGQITASIIATYFAARAAMSAGRDIRDHVFERVSGFSEREVSRFGPGSLITRNTNDVQQVQMLAMMGATMLVTAPILAIGGVIFALQQDVGLSWIIAVAVPTLLIIAVIVISRMVPLFRSYQHKLDNVNRIMREQLTGVRVVRAFVREPIEEERFAGANTDIMVVGRKVGSLFVLLFPLFMLVLNVTVVGVVWFGAFAVDAGEVQIGTLFAFMQYVMLILTGVLMASFMTIMIPRAAVSAERIGEVLDSTSTLARPENPVTVFPTPGSVEFTDAAFTYPGAEHPVISGITFGAAPGETVAIVGSTGAGKTTLVSLIPRLFDATGGNVKVGGVDVREADLDHLWSSIGLVPQRPFLFTGTVASNLRYGRENATDEELWHALEIAQGRDFVEAMEGQLDAKISQGGTNVSGGQRQRLAIARAIVHRPDILVFDDSFSALDLTTDARLRQALWRELPEVTKIVVAQRISTITDADRIVVLDDGGMVGLGTHEQLLETSQTYREIVESQLGVEAAR comes from the coding sequence ATGCTCGGAAAAATCCTTGTCCGCTATCTCAAGCCCTACAAGTGGCTCCTGCTCGGTGTGCTGATCTTCCAGTTCATCTCGGCACTCGCCACGTTCTATCTGCCGCGCCTCAACGCCGACATCATCGACAACGGCGTCAGCAAGGGCGACACCGCCTACATCTGGTCGACCGGCTCGTTGATGCTGCTGATCTCCCTCGGGCAGATCACGGCATCGATCATCGCCACCTACTTCGCGGCGCGCGCCGCGATGAGCGCCGGCCGCGACATCCGCGACCACGTCTTCGAGCGCGTCTCGGGCTTCTCGGAGCGAGAGGTGTCGCGGTTCGGCCCCGGCTCGCTGATCACCCGCAACACGAACGACGTGCAGCAGGTGCAGATGCTCGCGATGATGGGCGCCACGATGCTCGTCACCGCACCGATCCTCGCGATCGGCGGCGTGATCTTCGCCCTGCAGCAAGACGTCGGCCTCAGCTGGATCATCGCGGTGGCGGTGCCCACCCTGCTGATCATCGCGGTGATCGTCATCAGCCGCATGGTGCCGCTCTTCCGCAGCTACCAGCACAAGCTCGACAACGTGAACCGCATCATGCGCGAGCAGCTCACCGGCGTTCGCGTCGTGCGCGCCTTCGTGCGCGAGCCCATCGAAGAGGAGCGGTTCGCCGGCGCGAACACCGACATCATGGTCGTCGGCCGAAAGGTCGGTTCGCTCTTCGTGCTGCTCTTCCCGCTGTTCATGCTCGTGCTGAACGTCACCGTGGTCGGCGTCGTCTGGTTCGGCGCGTTCGCCGTCGATGCCGGCGAGGTGCAGATCGGCACGCTGTTCGCCTTCATGCAGTACGTGATGCTCATCCTCACGGGTGTGCTCATGGCGAGCTTCATGACGATCATGATCCCGCGCGCCGCGGTCTCGGCCGAGCGCATCGGCGAGGTGCTCGACTCGACCTCGACGCTGGCCCGCCCCGAGAACCCGGTGACGGTGTTCCCGACGCCGGGTTCGGTCGAGTTCACGGATGCCGCGTTCACCTACCCGGGCGCCGAACACCCCGTGATCTCGGGCATCACGTTCGGAGCCGCGCCCGGTGAGACGGTCGCGATCGTCGGGTCGACGGGCGCCGGCAAGACGACGCTCGTCTCGCTCATCCCGCGTCTGTTCGACGCGACGGGCGGCAACGTGAAGGTCGGCGGCGTCGACGTGCGCGAGGCCGATCTCGACCACCTCTGGTCGTCGATCGGACTCGTGCCCCAGCGCCCGTTCCTCTTCACCGGCACGGTCGCGTCGAACCTTCGGTACGGCCGTGAGAACGCCACCGACGAAGAGCTGTGGCACGCGCTCGAGATCGCCCAGGGCCGCGACTTCGTCGAGGCGATGGAGGGGCAGCTCGACGCGAAGATCTCCCAGGGCGGCACGAACGTCTCGGGCGGTCAGCGGCAGCGACTCGCGATCGCCCGTGCGATCGTGCACCGCCCCGACATCCTCGTCTTCGACGACTCGTTCTCGGCGCTCGACCTGACCACCGACGCGAGACTCAGGCAGGCGCTCTGGCGAGAACTGCCGGAGGTGACGAAGATCGTCGTCGCCCAGCGCATCTCGACCATCACCGATGCCGACCGCATCGTGGTGCTCGACGACGGCGGCATGGTCGGACTCGGCACGCACGAACAACTGCTCGAGACCTCGCAGACCTACCGCGAGATCGTCGAATCCCAGCTCGGAGTGGAGGCCGCCCGATGA
- a CDS encoding MFS transporter codes for MTIDPAPVRPWRLWLVWGVGVAAYMLSVTNRTSLSAVGVDAAVRFDADASTLSMFAVIQLFVYGAMQIPVGILLDRFGARPIITIGMFLMAVGQLVMAFAPNVGTAILARMLLGAGDAAIFPSVLRVVAVWFPERQAPFMVQLTGIVGQTGQLFAILPIAALLHATSWTIAFGSLAGLGVLFTVLTFAVIRNRPPGRNADMSVDTKTGAMHAVTSSADLRQGFTESWAHPATRLAFWSHFTTPFSGTAFILLWGFPFLTVGEGLTPAMASLIFSVYVVAGMVVGPIIGALSSRHPMRRSRMLVLPIIGIQVVAWLAVILWPGPAPLWLLFALALALSTGGPASMIGFDHARTHNPSHRLSTATGIVNVGGFLAALLAILLIGIAMDAQGAGTPDTYSLEAFRLAFLTQLPLWALGAAFIVFERKRTRVHLGLDEPRRRRRGANPPGAPAE; via the coding sequence GTGACGATCGACCCCGCACCAGTACGCCCCTGGCGACTCTGGCTCGTGTGGGGTGTCGGCGTCGCGGCCTACATGCTGTCGGTCACCAACCGCACCTCGCTCTCCGCAGTCGGCGTCGACGCCGCCGTACGGTTCGATGCGGATGCCTCGACGCTGTCGATGTTCGCGGTCATCCAGCTCTTCGTCTACGGGGCGATGCAGATTCCCGTCGGCATCCTGCTCGACCGTTTCGGCGCACGCCCGATCATCACGATCGGCATGTTCCTCATGGCCGTCGGCCAGCTCGTGATGGCGTTCGCACCCAACGTCGGCACGGCGATCCTCGCCCGCATGCTGCTCGGCGCCGGCGACGCGGCGATCTTCCCGAGCGTGCTGCGCGTCGTCGCCGTCTGGTTCCCCGAGCGGCAGGCGCCCTTCATGGTGCAGCTCACCGGCATCGTCGGGCAGACCGGGCAGCTCTTCGCGATCCTTCCCATCGCGGCGCTGCTGCACGCGACGAGCTGGACGATCGCCTTCGGCAGCCTCGCGGGGCTCGGCGTGCTCTTCACCGTGCTGACCTTCGCGGTCATCCGCAACCGTCCACCAGGTCGGAACGCCGACATGAGCGTCGACACGAAGACCGGCGCCATGCACGCCGTCACCTCGTCGGCCGACCTGCGCCAGGGATTCACGGAATCGTGGGCGCACCCCGCGACCCGCCTCGCATTCTGGTCGCACTTCACGACGCCGTTCTCGGGCACCGCATTCATCCTGCTGTGGGGCTTCCCCTTCCTCACGGTCGGCGAGGGGCTCACGCCCGCGATGGCGTCGCTCATCTTCAGCGTCTACGTCGTCGCCGGCATGGTCGTCGGGCCCATCATCGGCGCGCTCTCGAGCCGGCATCCGATGCGCCGCTCCCGCATGCTCGTGCTGCCGATCATCGGCATCCAGGTCGTCGCGTGGCTCGCCGTCATCCTGTGGCCGGGCCCCGCGCCGCTGTGGCTCCTCTTCGCGCTCGCGCTCGCGCTCAGCACAGGCGGCCCCGCCTCGATGATCGGCTTCGACCACGCCCGCACCCACAACCCGAGCCACCGACTCAGCACCGCGACGGGCATCGTGAACGTCGGCGGGTTCCTCGCCGCGCTGCTCGCCATCCTGCTCATCGGCATCGCGATGGACGCGCAGGGCGCGGGCACGCCCGACACCTACAGCCTCGAGGCCTTCCGGCTCGCGTTCCTCACCCAGCTGCCGCTCTGGGCGCTCGGTGCGGCATTCATCGTCTTCGAACGCAAGCGCACCCGCGTGCACCTCGGGCTCGACGAGCCGCGCCGCCGACGCCGCGGGGCGAACCCGCCGGGCGCGCCGGCCGAGTAG
- a CDS encoding M14 family metallopeptidase — translation MAGTHRIPNRLVFGVATLALAFSMLGPVGANAAADDGALDMYTADVSSTEAAEIAAAGFDVANSTVTDSGVSVDMVLTADEAKSLQARGLDVKVKKNKNGKSAKQLADEQAASGYDVWRSWDEKGGIRDELYRLAKQNPQLVKLVVLGHTYQGREIIALKLTQGARGQADGTRPAVLYSSTQHAREWISTEVNRRLLNSFIDDWRANDKETRDLLKNNELWFVLVANPDGYQYTFDHERLWRKNLRDNDGDHEITRADGVDPNRNYPEHFGYDEEGSSSQISSDTYRGPSAGSEPETQAMMSLLDRGKFEFQVNYHSFGQWLLYAEGWQTGTPTADDPIYYALSGNRDNPAIPDFEPGLSSDVLYVTNGETTDFAHSQNGTLAWTPELGEGDDDGGFVFPDDEAQVQAEFERALPFALDVAKSAADPANPVSHLGLETKPFYLESDDTYKDGLPQVNYTFDYSYGDPQEVRVIAKRSLGDVTLRYSINGAPAVSVPTEEWTGGDRYGGKTGVYFHTLSGFVTGTTPGDDVEVWFEGGGESSDSFTYRAVEESTDDVLIMAAEDYTGASPAQAGGPNYLGYYQEALDANGTGYDVYDVDARARTAPDALGVLSHYDAVIWYTGEDIITREPGWGGGNASRLALDNTLEVRDFLNEGGRVLYTGKYAGTQYTGTDQLYDPTAANAQCRADAAVQERCRPLGGSGDFTNDMMQYWLGAYLTVDDAGTAEDGGLLDVLGVDTPFTDLDWGFNGAESADNQDHSNSFITTSGILDPAVYPQFDSWVAGRWDREGGPFEPHTGDAYAYSQIGDVSYKRLTNTIDVPAGGATMSFWTSYDTEANWDHIAVEARPAGGEDWTTLPDVNGNTTQSTGDSCPAGWRDLHPQLDHYQTLDAETTTCTPTGTTGEWWADSGNSAGWQQWSVDLSAYAGGPVELSIGYISDWSSQGLGVFVDDIEVSTGQGTTSFEGGDTGGWVITGPPPGSAPNPNNFIITTAAGFPEAAVVATPGSLTAGFGFEGITDAATRAAWMGRALDHLLD, via the coding sequence ATGGCTGGAACTCACCGCATTCCCAATCGCCTCGTCTTCGGGGTCGCCACGCTCGCACTGGCGTTCTCGATGCTCGGCCCCGTCGGCGCCAATGCCGCGGCCGACGACGGCGCTCTCGACATGTACACGGCTGACGTGAGCTCGACGGAGGCGGCCGAGATCGCCGCCGCCGGCTTCGACGTCGCCAACAGCACGGTCACCGATTCGGGCGTGAGCGTCGACATGGTGCTCACCGCCGACGAGGCGAAGAGCCTCCAGGCCCGCGGTCTCGACGTCAAGGTCAAGAAGAACAAGAACGGCAAGTCGGCGAAGCAGCTGGCGGACGAGCAGGCGGCATCCGGCTACGACGTCTGGCGGTCGTGGGACGAGAAGGGCGGCATCCGCGATGAGCTCTACCGTCTCGCGAAGCAGAACCCGCAGCTGGTCAAGCTCGTGGTGCTCGGCCACACCTACCAGGGCCGCGAGATCATCGCGCTGAAGCTGACCCAGGGGGCGCGGGGCCAGGCGGACGGAACGCGTCCGGCAGTGCTGTACAGCTCGACCCAGCACGCTCGGGAGTGGATCTCCACCGAGGTGAACCGGCGGCTGCTGAACTCGTTCATCGACGACTGGCGGGCCAACGACAAGGAGACCAGGGACCTCCTCAAGAACAACGAGCTGTGGTTCGTGCTCGTGGCCAACCCCGACGGCTACCAGTACACGTTCGACCACGAGCGCCTGTGGCGGAAGAACCTGCGAGACAACGACGGCGACCACGAGATCACGCGTGCCGACGGCGTCGACCCCAACCGCAACTACCCGGAGCACTTCGGATACGACGAGGAGGGCTCGTCGTCGCAGATCAGCAGCGACACCTACCGTGGTCCTTCAGCCGGATCCGAGCCCGAGACGCAGGCGATGATGTCGCTGCTGGACCGTGGCAAGTTCGAGTTCCAGGTCAACTACCACTCCTTCGGGCAGTGGCTGCTGTACGCCGAGGGCTGGCAGACCGGCACGCCCACCGCGGACGACCCGATCTACTACGCGTTGTCGGGCAACCGCGACAACCCGGCGATCCCGGACTTCGAGCCGGGCCTCTCGTCCGACGTGCTCTACGTGACCAACGGCGAGACGACCGACTTCGCGCATTCCCAGAACGGAACGCTGGCCTGGACGCCGGAACTCGGCGAAGGCGACGACGACGGCGGGTTCGTGTTCCCCGACGACGAGGCGCAGGTGCAGGCGGAGTTCGAGCGCGCCCTGCCCTTCGCACTCGATGTGGCCAAGTCGGCGGCCGATCCGGCCAACCCGGTGTCGCACCTGGGCCTCGAGACCAAGCCCTTCTACCTGGAGAGCGACGACACGTACAAGGACGGTCTGCCCCAGGTGAACTACACGTTCGACTACTCGTACGGCGACCCGCAGGAGGTGCGCGTCATCGCCAAGCGCAGCCTGGGCGACGTGACACTGAGGTACTCGATCAACGGCGCCCCTGCGGTCAGCGTGCCGACCGAGGAGTGGACAGGCGGTGATCGCTACGGCGGCAAGACCGGTGTCTACTTCCACACCCTCAGCGGCTTCGTCACCGGCACCACTCCGGGCGACGACGTCGAGGTCTGGTTCGAAGGCGGTGGAGAGTCGAGCGATTCGTTCACCTACCGGGCCGTCGAGGAATCCACCGACGACGTGCTGATCATGGCGGCGGAGGACTATACGGGCGCCTCGCCGGCACAGGCCGGCGGGCCGAACTACCTCGGTTACTACCAGGAGGCCCTGGACGCCAACGGCACGGGCTACGACGTCTACGACGTCGATGCGCGCGCTCGGACCGCACCCGACGCCTTGGGCGTGCTCTCGCACTACGACGCCGTCATCTGGTACACCGGCGAGGACATCATCACCCGCGAACCCGGCTGGGGCGGCGGCAACGCCTCCCGCTTGGCGTTGGACAACACCCTCGAGGTTCGCGACTTCCTCAACGAGGGCGGCCGCGTGCTCTACACCGGGAAGTACGCCGGCACCCAGTACACCGGAACCGACCAGTTGTACGACCCGACGGCGGCGAATGCGCAATGTCGGGCCGACGCGGCGGTGCAGGAGCGGTGCCGGCCACTCGGCGGGTCGGGCGACTTCACCAACGACATGATGCAGTACTGGCTCGGCGCGTACCTCACCGTCGACGATGCCGGCACGGCGGAGGACGGAGGCCTCCTCGACGTCCTCGGCGTCGACACCCCGTTCACGGATCTGGACTGGGGCTTCAACGGCGCCGAAAGTGCCGACAACCAGGACCACAGCAACTCGTTCATCACGACGAGCGGCATCCTCGACCCGGCCGTGTACCCGCAGTTCGACAGCTGGGTCGCAGGCAGGTGGGATCGTGAGGGCGGCCCGTTCGAGCCGCACACGGGCGACGCGTACGCCTACTCGCAGATCGGCGACGTGTCGTACAAGCGCCTGACCAACACGATCGACGTGCCGGCCGGTGGCGCCACGATGTCGTTCTGGACGTCGTACGACACCGAGGCCAACTGGGACCACATCGCCGTCGAGGCGCGCCCCGCGGGCGGAGAGGACTGGACGACCCTGCCCGATGTCAACGGGAACACCACCCAGAGCACCGGGGACAGCTGCCCGGCCGGCTGGCGCGACCTGCACCCGCAGCTCGACCACTACCAGACGCTCGACGCCGAGACGACGACCTGCACCCCCACCGGCACCACCGGTGAGTGGTGGGCCGACTCCGGCAACTCGGCCGGCTGGCAGCAGTGGTCGGTCGACCTGTCGGCGTACGCCGGCGGCCCCGTCGAACTGTCGATCGGCTACATCAGCGACTGGTCCAGCCAGGGCCTGGGCGTGTTCGTCGACGACATCGAGGTGTCGACGGGCCAGGGCACGACGTCGTTCGAGGGCGGCGACACCGGCGGGTGGGTGATCACCGGTCCTCCGCCCGGCAGCGCGCCGAACCCGAACAACTTCATCATCACGACGGCCGCAGGGTTCCCCGAGGCCGCAGTGGTGGCGACGCCGGGCTCGCTGACGGCCGGCTTCGGGTTCGAGGGCATCACCGACGCGGCCACCCGGGCCGCGTGGATGGGCCGCGCACTGGATCACCTGCTCGACTGA
- a CDS encoding ABC transporter ATP-binding protein, which yields MTAQTPLSAEEQLELELGEQARINADDWSGAVAPGKAKNFGQSFGRLIGLLKPHAFGFTLASVLGALGVVLTVWAPKVLGEATNIIFAGVIGQQLPAGTTTEQAVEGLRAAGQDDLANVVATAGVVPGEGVDFVRLSQVIILVLALYIVASVLTWVQGYVINVIMVKTMWRLRESVEAKINRLPLSYFDKVQRGELISRVTNDIDNITQAMQQSLSTVVTSVLTVVGVLIMMFTISWQLALVALVSLPLMAVIFGIIGPKSQKAFGIQWRKVGRLNARVEESFSGHALVKVFGREEDSRAKFKAENQELYEASFKAQFLSGIIMPGMMFIGNLTYVGIAVLGGLMVSTGQLRLGDVQAFIQYSQQFTQPLSELGGMAAVVQSGTASAERVFELLDADEQEADAADAPAPADGDGTIVFEHVAFSYTPERPLITDLSFQVEPGQTVAIVGPTGAGKTTLVNLILRFYELDGGRILVNGQDIADLTRHDVRARTGMVLQDPWLFAGSIRDNIRYGRQSATDDEVLAAAQATYVDRFVHSLPDGYDTVLDEDASNVSAGEKQLITIARAFVAQPSVLILDEATSSVDTRTELLLQHAMAALREGRTSFVIAHRLSTIRDADLILVMEHGDIVEKGNHEELIAAKGAYYRLYNSQFEQAATDIDAELAAGDDAMVASSVEAAASAGESETDDAIV from the coding sequence ATGACCGCACAGACCCCACTCTCCGCAGAGGAACAGCTCGAGCTGGAGCTCGGCGAGCAGGCGCGCATCAACGCCGACGACTGGAGCGGCGCCGTCGCACCGGGCAAGGCGAAGAACTTCGGCCAGAGCTTCGGCCGGCTCATCGGCCTCTTGAAGCCGCACGCCTTCGGGTTCACCCTGGCCTCGGTCCTCGGCGCCCTCGGTGTCGTGCTCACGGTGTGGGCGCCGAAGGTGCTCGGCGAAGCGACGAACATCATCTTCGCCGGTGTCATCGGACAGCAGCTGCCCGCGGGCACCACGACCGAGCAGGCCGTCGAGGGGCTGCGGGCCGCCGGTCAAGACGACCTCGCCAACGTCGTCGCGACCGCGGGCGTCGTGCCCGGTGAGGGCGTCGACTTCGTGCGCCTGAGCCAGGTCATCATCCTCGTGCTCGCGCTGTACATCGTCGCGTCCGTGCTCACCTGGGTGCAGGGCTACGTGATCAACGTCATCATGGTGAAGACCATGTGGCGCCTGCGCGAGTCGGTCGAGGCGAAGATCAACCGCCTGCCGCTGAGCTACTTCGACAAGGTGCAGCGCGGTGAGCTGATCTCGAGGGTCACCAACGACATCGACAACATCACGCAGGCGATGCAGCAGTCCCTCTCGACCGTGGTCACCTCGGTGCTCACCGTCGTCGGCGTGCTCATCATGATGTTCACGATCTCGTGGCAGCTCGCCCTCGTGGCGCTCGTCTCGCTGCCGCTCATGGCGGTCATCTTCGGCATCATCGGCCCGAAGTCGCAGAAGGCCTTCGGCATCCAGTGGCGCAAGGTCGGTCGACTGAACGCCCGCGTCGAGGAGTCCTTCTCCGGCCACGCCCTCGTCAAGGTCTTCGGCCGCGAAGAGGATTCGCGTGCGAAGTTCAAGGCCGAGAACCAGGAGCTCTACGAGGCATCCTTCAAGGCGCAGTTCCTGTCGGGCATCATCATGCCCGGCATGATGTTCATCGGAAACCTGACCTACGTCGGCATCGCGGTGCTCGGCGGGCTCATGGTCTCCACCGGTCAGCTGCGTCTCGGCGACGTGCAGGCGTTCATCCAGTACTCGCAGCAGTTCACCCAGCCCCTGTCGGAGCTGGGCGGCATGGCTGCGGTGGTGCAGTCGGGCACGGCTTCGGCCGAGCGCGTCTTCGAACTGCTCGACGCCGACGAGCAAGAAGCCGATGCAGCGGATGCCCCGGCGCCCGCCGACGGCGACGGCACGATCGTGTTCGAGCACGTCGCGTTCTCGTACACGCCCGAGCGCCCGCTCATCACGGACCTCTCATTCCAGGTGGAGCCGGGGCAGACGGTCGCGATCGTCGGCCCGACCGGTGCCGGCAAGACGACGCTCGTGAACCTCATCCTGCGGTTCTACGAGCTCGACGGCGGCCGCATCCTCGTCAACGGCCAGGACATCGCGGATCTCACGCGTCACGACGTGCGTGCGCGCACGGGCATGGTGCTGCAGGACCCGTGGTTGTTCGCCGGCTCGATCCGCGACAACATCCGGTACGGCCGCCAATCGGCGACCGACGACGAGGTGCTGGCTGCGGCGCAGGCGACCTACGTCGACCGCTTCGTGCACTCGCTTCCCGACGGGTACGACACCGTGCTCGACGAGGATGCGTCGAACGTGTCGGCCGGCGAGAAGCAGCTCATCACGATCGCTCGCGCGTTCGTGGCGCAGCCCTCGGTGCTCATCCTCGACGAGGCGACCTCCTCGGTCGACACCCGCACCGAGCTGCTGCTGCAGCACGCGATGGCGGCGCTCCGCGAGGGCCGCACGTCGTTCGTGATCGCGCACCGCCTGTCGACCATCCGCGACGCCGACCTCATCCTCGTGATGGAGCACGGCGACATCGTCGAGAAGGGCAACCACGAGGAGCTCATCGCTGCGAAGGGGGCGTACTACCGCCTCTACAACTCGCAGTTCGAGCAGGCGGCGACCGACATCGACGCAGAGCTCGCTGCGGGAGACGATGCGATGGTGGCCTCGAGCGTCGAGGCGGCCGCCTCGGCCGGCGAGTCCGAGACCGACGACGCGATCGTGTAG